Proteins found in one Bacteroidales bacterium genomic segment:
- a CDS encoding HAD family hydrolase, translating to MGRRAVFLDRDGVINEEKNFVLSPHQIELYPFSGEAVKKLNQAGYPVIVVTNQSAVARNYITIEQLNAIHNALIDKLKSEGAYLDGIYFCPHKGELDEEVGNKEYIHDCECRKPKPGMIFRAAEDFNIDLKRSYLIGDSERDIIAGKRAECITIGVRTGKGLNGMKESPDYIFNDLQEAVDFILGLSEQR from the coding sequence ATGGGTAGAAGAGCAGTATTTTTGGACCGCGACGGGGTCATCAATGAGGAAAAAAACTTTGTGCTTTCACCGCATCAAATCGAGCTTTACCCTTTTTCTGGCGAAGCGGTAAAAAAGCTTAATCAAGCTGGTTATCCGGTTATTGTGGTAACCAACCAGTCGGCTGTGGCCAGAAATTATATTACAATAGAACAATTGAATGCCATTCATAATGCACTGATAGATAAGCTAAAAAGCGAAGGGGCTTACCTCGACGGGATCTACTTTTGTCCTCACAAGGGTGAGCTTGATGAGGAAGTGGGAAATAAGGAATACATTCATGATTGTGAATGCCGTAAACCCAAGCCTGGTATGATTTTCCGGGCAGCAGAAGATTTTAACATTGATTTGAAGCGTTCTTATCTTATCGGTGATAGTGAACGGGATATCATAGCAGGTAAGCGTGCTGAATGCATAACTATAGGAGTAAGGACCGGTAAAGGCCTTAATGGTATGAAGGAATCCCCCGATTATATATTCAATGACCTTCAGGAAGCTGTAGACTTTATCCTGGGCTTGTCGGAACAAAGGTAG
- a CDS encoding polysaccharide deacetylase family protein, with protein MTDNEAEFSNHEGPAINYSAKKLGNRLIITPTNLLFEKKIKEQEIFVTQWDTIKIFFQTNDHSSIPFDIFAASFFLVSRYEEYLPFSSDEHGRFEAKQSLAYTSSFLQEPIVDQWAYMLGDIIGRHFPEFEYSSRTFQYIPTIDVDNAYAFLFKGISRTLGATLRSIFNLNIQDNIRRYQTLAGKKDPYDTYDIFFDTHQKYGLTPIWFFLVGNSGKFDNNVSIDKTAYRKLIKNISERSEIGIHPSYKAFRDPDLLQWEVEELKQIINKEVIRSRQHYLRIHFNETYRNLINAGIQEDYTMGYSTDIGFRAGTCTPFHYYDLDNEEETSLTVYPFQVMDITLNQHKKYNVTAAISVIEDLIEKIKHVNGTFITIWHNEALSDHGHWKGWETVYREMLRLVFEK; from the coding sequence CAACCTTTTATTTGAGAAAAAAATTAAAGAACAAGAAATATTTGTTACTCAGTGGGATACTATAAAGATATTTTTCCAGACCAATGATCATTCCTCCATACCATTTGATATATTTGCAGCTTCTTTTTTCCTGGTATCCAGATATGAAGAATATCTTCCCTTTTCATCCGACGAGCACGGTCGCTTTGAAGCCAAACAAAGCCTGGCATATACCAGCAGTTTTCTCCAGGAACCCATCGTAGATCAATGGGCCTATATGTTGGGCGATATAATCGGGAGGCATTTTCCTGAATTTGAATATTCTTCAAGAACATTTCAATACATCCCCACCATTGATGTTGATAACGCCTATGCCTTTCTGTTCAAAGGAATCAGCCGAACACTCGGGGCAACACTCAGGTCAATATTCAATCTGAACATTCAGGACAACATCCGAAGGTATCAGACGCTTGCAGGCAAAAAAGATCCTTATGATACATACGATATCTTCTTTGATACCCATCAAAAGTACGGACTGACGCCCATATGGTTTTTTTTGGTGGGGAATAGCGGTAAATTCGACAACAATGTATCAATCGATAAAACAGCCTACCGCAAATTAATCAAAAACATATCCGAACGGTCAGAAATAGGTATCCATCCCTCATATAAGGCTTTCAGGGATCCGGACCTGCTGCAATGGGAAGTTGAAGAGCTGAAGCAAATCATTAATAAAGAGGTGATAAGAAGCCGGCAGCATTACCTGCGAATTCATTTCAACGAAACGTACAGAAACCTTATCAATGCCGGTATTCAAGAAGATTACACCATGGGATACAGTACCGATATCGGCTTCAGGGCAGGAACCTGTACACCGTTCCATTATTATGATTTAGACAATGAAGAAGAAACGTCCCTTACCGTTTATCCTTTCCAGGTAATGGACATTACGCTGAACCAGCACAAAAAATACAATGTTACTGCGGCCATATCTGTCATTGAAGATCTAATAGAAAAAATTAAGCACGTTAACGGCACTTTTATTACCATTTGGCATAACGAGGCTTTAAGCGATCATGGGCACTGGAAAGGCTGGGAGACCGTTTATCGCGAAATGCTCCGGCTGGTATTCGAAAAGTGA